The genomic stretch GTCAGGTTCTTGACAGCAGTCAGGAATACGGACAGCCTCTTACAGTTCTATTTGGAGCAGAGAACATTATTCCTGGTCTTGAAAGCAGAATGGAAGGAATGGAAGTTGGAGAACAGAGAACTATTGAAGTTCCTGCTTCTGAAGCCTACGGAGAGAAAAATCCTGAGCTTATCCAGCAGGTTCCAAGAGAGTATTTTCAGGGGATAGAGCTTGAGAAAGGAATGCCCCTTCAGGCTCAGACACCAGACGGTCAGATCATAAACATGATAGTTGTTGATTTTGATGAAAACAGCGTTACTGTTGATATGAACCACCCACTGGCAGGTAAAGATCTTGTTTTTGATGTTGAGGTTGTTAATGTTAGAGATGCCTCATTAGAGGAGATACAGCACGGACACCCGCATGGTGAAGGTGGAGTTCAGCATTAGTATAAAGGGGCTTTTTTAGCCCCCTTTTAATCTTTCCCTCCACTCAACAGCTTTATCTGGATAATCTGATGCGATAGCATCTGTTTTTCTTTCATACATGATTTTTGTTGTTTCAAAATCATTTATAACCCATGAAACGACTTTTAGTCTTAGTCTGTGGGCAAAGGCTATGGCTTTTTCGGTGGCAAGTCTGTATAAAGGGAGAACTATTTCTGCTCCTATCTTTTTTGCTTCTATTATTTTTCCCGAAGGTCTCATGTAGATAATCCCCGTTTTCAGGTTGTTATCTATCTTCTTAACCTCTATTAACGCTTCCTCGTAAAAAGAGATAAACCCAACCCAGTTGTCTGCATTTTTTTCTTTTACAATTTTTACAATCTGCTGTGTTGTTTCAGGCTCTTTTATTTCTATGAAAAGTCCTGCCCTTTTGTCTACCCTTTCTATAGCCTCTTCAAGTGTTGCCACAGGCTCTCCTTCTATGGTTATATTCTCTCTTATAAACTCAAAATCAAGATCTGAAGGAGAAAGGGCTTTACCTATAAGCCTTTTAAAATCCTTATCATGCAGAAGTATTAGCTTGCCGTCCTTCGTTCTTCTGACATCAACCTCAACAATGTCTGCCCCGGATTTTATCCCGTATTCTATAGCACTGATTGTGTTCTCAGGTTTAACACCTTTTGCTCCCCTGTGTCCAACAATACAAAAAGGCTTTATACTCAATCTTTGTAAAATATCCATTTTATACCTCTAATTTTTTGATCTGGAGTCTGAGGGCATTTGCAACAACCGTAACAGAACTGAAAGACATAGCTATACCTGCAAAAATCGGCTTTAAAAAAATTCCAAAAACGGGATAAAGTATTCCTGCAGCTATAGGAATTCCAATTATGTTGTAAATATAAGCCCAAAAAAGATTTTGTTTTATTATCCTAAAAGTTTCTTCAGAAAGTGAGTAAGCCTTAAGAACAGACTTCAGATCATCTGACAGTATGATCATATCCCCTGCCTCCTTGGCAAGGTCTGCAGCCTGAAGCACAGCTATACCAACATCAGAAACAGCCATTGCAGGTGCATCATTTATACCGTCCCCTATAAACAATGTTTTTCTTCCTTTTTTCTGATAGCCCCTAACTATTCTGTATTTGTCTTCAGGGAGAAGCTCCCAGTAACATTCATCAAATCCTGCTTCACTACAAACACTTTTTGCAGATAGCTTTTTGTCTCCTGTCAGCAAAACGGTTTTTATCCCTTTTTCTTTTAATTTTCTTATAACATACTCAGCATCTTTTTTCATTTTGTCCTCAAGGAAGAAAACCCCTACCACCTTTTTGTCAACGGCTATTACAACCTCTGTCCTGCCTTCAGGAAGATGTATTTTTAGACCATTTTCTTCCATAAAATTCCTGTTTCCTATTATTACCTGTTTGCCTTCAACAACAGCCTGAACTCCCTTGCCAGGAAATGTTTTTAAATCCGTCACCTTTT from Persephonella sp. encodes the following:
- a CDS encoding peptidylprolyl isomerase, producing the protein MKATSNKVVTFHYTLKDKETGQVLDSSQEYGQPLTVLFGAENIIPGLESRMEGMEVGEQRTIEVPASEAYGEKNPELIQQVPREYFQGIELEKGMPLQAQTPDGQIINMIVVDFDENSVTVDMNHPLAGKDLVFDVEVVNVRDASLEEIQHGHPHGEGGVQH
- a CDS encoding glycerophosphodiester phosphodiesterase, with the translated sequence MDILQRLSIKPFCIVGHRGAKGVKPENTISAIEYGIKSGADIVEVDVRRTKDGKLILLHDKDFKRLIGKALSPSDLDFEFIRENITIEGEPVATLEEAIERVDKRAGLFIEIKEPETTQQIVKIVKEKNADNWVGFISFYEEALIEVKKIDNNLKTGIIYMRPSGKIIEAKKIGAEIVLPLYRLATEKAIAFAHRLRLKVVSWVINDFETTKIMYERKTDAIASDYPDKAVEWRERLKGG